Below is a genomic region from Eupeodes corollae chromosome 1, idEupCoro1.1, whole genome shotgun sequence.
AAGCAAAAAATGATAGAATATTGACGTAGATGATCAACTACTCTACCTTTTAGAATAAAAGCTAAAATGTATCTTTGCAAGTCTTCAGAAAAATGAAGATAAGAAATATAGGAAAGgcagagagggtttgaaagtaGGTGTCGGTGAACATTGGTttaaaattcctgaatattgcagtGACAGAGTGTTGTAAAACacttcacattcgcgtagtacggctaaataacgaatctctgtacttaacagtgaGAATAAAGTTTGTCTTGAGGGGATACTGCACTGAGCCAAAAAACAACGTAGaatcaaaaaaaactactttgaatCGAAGTAAAACGTTAACAATTTAGGACTAAACGCGTTTTCTTGAAAATCAAAGtggatcaatttaaaaatcaatttgacaaaaagcAACTTAAGAATGAAATAAGTTCAACTTTGTTTTAAGGTAGTAGAGTAATTATATTCTGTTCACGTTTAACTTATTTTCAATTGTCTTCGTCGTTGTTTTGAGttcaaagtttgtttatttcaaatgtttatCAATTTAGATTGAAAGTGACAATAACTTTGATTCAAACTATACGAAACCTTAAAACAAGAAACAGTCTTTTAGAATCAAATACATAGCgactttgtttttatgtatttaaaatttcatttcaaacataaaacaaattgatttcaaatgcattttaactttaaatcaaaaattacgtctatttaatatgtaaatacgcatttttaattcaaaattgaagaGTGTAAGATTCATGATGCATTGCACTTATGTTTAAAGGCAATATCATTTGACTATAAAAGAATTgcatactttattttaaagagaACCATCTTCATTGTGAAACATAAAGCTTAAGAACCAAAAAGCTTAAGCAAATccaaaatgaattaaaagattatggttatcatttttaaatataatattgcatttatttattttatatcatacaaagtacaattaatattaaaaattttaatgtaaaagaacattttatttcacaaaaataaacttaaatagtAGTAGAGAAGTAAAATTCTTATTCATAAGattaatggaaaacaaaaaattttttttaaaaaaatcttaaatatatttgttttttacatAAGTCTTGCCGTTATTAATTTGATAAAGATGTAAAGGCGGACTTGTGAAGtaatcaatgttttttaatgttatgttttttaagtttttcccaACTTCGTAGGCTTGAAAgtgtttattaaattctttgatattaatttgagagcaaacaataaaaagatttttatctttgtataaaatatcaattatttcaaataattcgAACTGAGAACTTTTACATGCTAAATAagagttatttttatatgtgaTTCCCTTATACGTCACATTATCagctatttgtgtgttttttagaTCAGATTTTTCAAACCAGATTtggtcaaaatatttttttttagttaaaacgtCGGATTTAAAATGACTTAAGTCTAAATCGATGAATATACCacctttatattttgttaaaaaataggaGTTTTGTAGAGATGCTTTAACAGCAAGGGAATGAGGTGGGTTCAGCCTTGATGTGATGTTATTGAAATAAGCTTTGCCTTCTTTATGTTTGGCTTCAAAACGCATAACCCAAACATATCTCAAAGGACCGCACATTTGTATCGCCGTGGGATAATGTACCAAAAAATGGTGTTTAGGTTTGAGACTACTCCCGTATAATTTCACATAAAGAATATGATGATTTGTAATAAGTTTACTTAGCTCTTTTAAATCCTCCCCGCAGTATTCaggtttgaaaagaaaatcaattatttctaAGAGGTACGTTAATAAAATCCAATGTTCGTTTTGAGAATCAACTAAGTCCCCTACCATAAGAggtaaaaaatttacaaaacataagGCTTCACTCgctgtcatttttaaattaaatgattttaatcGTTTAATATCTATTGGTTGTGAAAAATTACCGACTTCTGTTTCTCCAAGAGGAAAAAACTGTTTTCTGCTGTTTAAAGTGTCAAGAGTAAGAATATTGTCTGATATTAAGCTGGTTATAATATTACAGAGGTCATAAATAACTATCCCTTCTAAAACGTCATGCATCATATCAAAGTAAACATTTTCACATACGTGAAAACTATCTAATGCATGAAAAATACATTCATTTCTTAAACCTGTttctgaaaaatcatctttcaaAAGATCTTCCTGATACTTTGACTTGTCTCTAATGTATTCAGTTTCCTCTTTATAATCAGACTTCATTTCCATTCGGCTTCTAGTACAGCATCGACAGAACCTCTTAGAACTAAATGATTTAACAAATCCAAATATGCTGAGACCTAAATTATCTCCAACAATTAAGCCCAAAACGAAATGTACTCGAATAGTTTTATTACCAATACGTATATCTAAACCAGCTTCTAATATTTTAAGTTCTTCAACTAAATggtgaaatgaaatttcattACCACAGCTTTTTAAATTGTCAGATAATATAAAACCACCATGGAacaaaaagtccaattttgatAACAAATGCTGTGGAAGAGATGGAAACGTATAGTAACAAGCACATATCGATGATGTATGAGTACCAAGAGGGTTATTGATTTGAAAGTcgtcaaaatacaaaataaagggaATGACAACATCTTCAGTCTTAaacttgctttttttgtttttgaatgttttgccgtttataaagttttgaagattttcttggcttaagtatttttgttgatttttcagAGTTAATTCTAAAACTCCGGGCAATTGGAAAAAAGATCTGAATTGAAATTCTAATGGCATTAAGTAAACATTAATgcgtttttcttcaaaagttgGCAttcctttcaatattttttgagatatagtattttttattaaaaaagtttttggttCCTCGTAAATACACATTTCCTTTAAGATTTTAAACATTCGGTGTTCAGTTTTTATTGATTCAAATGGGTCACTACAAAACATCATTATGCAATTAAGATCTGTTTGTACTTCAAAAGGTATCCTATCCGAAGTTATAATTTTAATCGAATTGGTCACACTTGTTAATAAGactgaaatcatattttgaatCTCTATTACTTCCTTTCTGGGCATGAAAGTCCGAGCgtaaagttttaaagttaaattgatGACAGATATTTTAAGGTcacttataatatttaaaatatcatactCATGAACCGTGCTCTGAACTGCGTTAGAAGTGTTGGTAGGCTGGTTTGCATCTATATTAACTAATGGTAAATGATTTGAACAGCTGTCAATTTTAGGCTCCAGAGTCAATtgatttgtttctaattttgaaagcttatgtaatttgtttaaatggcgacgaaaaactttgaaacttgaaaaaacttgatTGCATTCACTTTGTTTACATTGCAGGTCGTAATTATCACTTATTAAATGATCATATTTAAAGTGGCGTATAAGGGAATCAACATTATGAAATTctttaaagcatttaaaacaaacaaacataataattaattttgtttgtttgcggaatttaaaaatgataaaagcgCTGTAATGTTCGGTGATTTTATATCGAAAGGAGTATTaatgttgtaaaaatatttttgaataaaaatccaactagGTTGGCATCCTAATGGATAACTTAACGATAGAACTTGGAAAATTTTGAAGCAATTATCAAAAGCTTCGATAAAAgaatcaaatttaaacaatgttttatctaaataaacaaaaaaagaatttaaatttatatcgtCTTCCCCAACTACTATGATAAATGGTTGTACTGTAAGTttgatattataatatttattcaccagttcttctattttttcCTTATAGTTGGTTATAAGGGGAAGTCTCAAAATAAAACTCTCTTGGGCATCGCTGATGGTGACCTTTCTTTTGTTGCTTCCTCGTTTGTCCTTAAACCTTGACACTGGAGGAATTACTGAATTCAATAGGATTGTTAGTAGAAAGTCTTCAgaatctaaaataaaagaaatatttttcaacaattaataaataaataacatatatTTTCTTACCTTTTCCTATTTCTGAATTGGTTTTTAGTAATGAAAACCTTTTTCTGCAGCTTTCGTTGTGGATGTTGATTTCATaatagtttttgatattttttttaaaattttcccatTTGGACAGCAAAAGATGCTTTTTATTGGGGTACAAAAAATCGAAATCGATTTCAATCTGAAAGAACAATTTACgtatgtttgtgttttatttcgaaaaaaatcatacaaatatataaatgtaaaaaaaacaaataagttagtttaatatattttagttCTATTAAAAAGATAACAGCTTAAAACGTCTATGGTAATTTCTATCTATTCAAACGCCCCACAGTTTAGTAAAACCGAGAATAGCTTTGTTACATACACGCCTTAATTCAAATGAGAAAATGTATGTCCTTTACATATACTGGATTGTAAAATCCCAACTTGTAGTTGACATATGcatatacgtatgtatatataaatcaGAACCAgaactttcaattttattatctaACAACTGTCTACTTAAAAATCGTTAATAATAATTACCAGTTCTGGTGCTCTCGCATCGCAAAATTTGGgccaagatttaaaaaattcatcatTTGACATGAGCTTCAATTCCTTTTGTCGGAGTGAAAAAGTCTTTTTCCATTTCTCTTTCACTAAGTTCCAATCTGAGCTGTCACGGCTCAAACTTGTTTTCATTGCCTCAGATATTGACATGTCCACTTCATCTTCGACAAAAGGAGTCTCATTGGTAATTGTTGTACACGAACTTTGGCTTGATTTGACGCGTTTGGAGCGACAATTGGCGTATCTTGAGTATAGACGACCGCTGGGATTTTTCTTTCCTTCTCtaggaataaaataataatcctAAAAGGATATATAGAACGTCAGTGATTGAAAACTCTTTTTACTTTACGATTAAAAATTTTCCTAACCGATTCAAACcaagtttataaaaaacttaagatcATACCTTAGCTTCTTCTTCATTAGggaaaattgaaagaatttgaTCCACAATTAAGGGAAAATCtgatggttttaaattaatatccGAGCACATAACTTCTTCGGTAATAATCTGAACAAGCCCGTCTCTGTCTATGTTTTCTAACCTGTTTTTACTTTCGTAAGTTTTAAGTAAACTTTTTCCTTTTGAGGACGAGCTTAAGACTGATCTTAgattctattaaatttaaaaaaatcaaaaagctttttattaTCGTTAAAACAAGTTACATACAATCTTAGAGCTTCTTGCATTTGAGCTGTTGTCCTTAGTGGAATCAACTTTTTGCTgccagttttcaatttttgtatttaaagaaatagtttcgTCGTCCTTTCCAtacttaaatgtaaaaaaaaataagtttcttttgaatttgttgaattttcaatGCTAAACCTGCTGTTTTCTCCAGAAAAAGAGTTTTTCTCGGAACTCTGCTCTGAGTCCGATGTTTGGAATAGCATCTCTTATATCATCTTTTGAAAGGTATTGTAAGCTGTGGTAAGTTATTTGTTTATCTGAATATAAAAAGAGAATATTTTCAACCATTGTATTCATACCattcatttattgaaatatagtttaagaatttaaggaatgtcaaaataaaatttcgacGCTAATctcatcaaaattttatttattaacacagAAGAAAAGCCTGGGTTCCTGAGGTCATTTAAAGTCGCAAAACTGACGAGGTAATTAACTCGTTATCGCTTGCTTCAGTTATA
It encodes:
- the LOC129948253 gene encoding uncharacterized protein LOC129948253, which translates into the protein MESINISDVNNTILNLTPTDTELFQVEENGDIINVQLIFDHSTTINEDEKKLSQLLTEFNLNALLPILKDKQITYHSLQYLSKDDIRDAIPNIGLRAEFREKLFFWRKQQYGKDDETISLNTKIENWQQKVDSTKDNSSNARSSKINLRSVLSSSSKGKSLLKTYESKNRLENIDRDGLVQIITEEVMCSDINLKPSDFPLIVDQILSIFPNEEEAKDYYFIPREGKKNPSGRLYSRYANCRSKRVKSSQSSCTTITNETPFVEDEVDMSISEAMKTSLSRDSSDWNLVKEKWKKTFSLRQKELKLMSNDEFFKSWPKFCDARAPELIEIDFDFLYPNKKHLLLSKWENFKKNIKNYYEINIHNESCRKRFSLLKTNSEIGKDSEDFLLTILLNSVIPPVSRFKDKRGSNKRKVTISDAQESFILRLPLITNYKEKIEELVNKYYNIKLTVQPFIIVVGEDDINLNSFFVYLDKTLFKFDSFIEAFDNCFKIFQVLSLSYPLGCQPSWIFIQKYFYNINTPFDIKSPNITALLSFLNSANKQN